In Xenopus tropicalis strain Nigerian chromosome 5, UCB_Xtro_10.0, whole genome shotgun sequence, one genomic interval encodes:
- the efcab2 gene encoding dynein regulatory complex protein 8 — MTDEKEAAESLVTDLQKKITEAFEVFDHECNKTVDVREIGTIIRSLECCPTEGELHDMIAEVEEEEPTGYIRFEKFLPMMTKALMERRYRPIPEDILLRAFEVLDEKKKGYLTREELVKYMTEEGEPFTQEEMEEMVSAAVDPEKNVVPYREYAAMMTIDDY; from the exons ATGACTGATGAGAAGGAGGCCGCTG AATCTCTAGTGAcagatttacagaaaaaaattacaGAAGCCTTTGAGGTTTTTGACCATGAATGTAACAAAACTGTTGATGTCAG AGAGATTGGAACAATCATAAGGTCTTTAGAATGTTGCCCAACAGAAGGCGAACTCCATGATATGATTGCAGAG GTAGAAGAAGAAGAACCTACAGGGTACATTCGTTTTGAAAAATTCCTCCCCATGATGACTAAGGCATTAATGGAGAGAAG GTATAGACCCATTCCTGAAGATATTCTTCTCCGAGCCTTTGAG GTTTTAgatgaaaagaaaaagggatacCTCACTAGAGAAGAACTTGTCAAATATATGACTGAAGAAG GTGAACCATTCACACAAGAGGAGATGGAAGAGATGGTGTCAGCTGCAGTGGATCCAGAGAAGAATGTTGTTCCATACAGAGAGTATGCTGCAATGATGACCATTGATGATTATTGA